Genomic segment of Coffea arabica cultivar ET-39 chromosome 1e, Coffea Arabica ET-39 HiFi, whole genome shotgun sequence:
CATCCCCCGTCCCCTGCTTCTCCCGCCCCGCCTCGCTTcccccgcggggttaataaaaatttgttatataattttattatggttaaattttagcaaataattaagtactaaaatatcaacacatcatcaaattattggGGAGATTTCTTTTACTATGGAGGACCAGGGAAAAATGATAATTGTAGATAATGCTTAGGCACAAATGAATGATGCGTTGGCTCGGTGCATTACATAATAAAATTTGAATAAAGGGGGCTCACGAATTAGAAAATATGTGGTCATGAGTCAATTAAGCATCTTAATACTCAATAGGAAGTTAACAAATCAAAGCAAAAGAATATGGCTTTCCTTTCCTTAAGGCCTTTCTAGGATGCTTCATTCGACATCTAGGAGATAGATATACAAATGAGCAAGAATATGAATTCAAGCAAATGGATAGGCCTgtcaattgaatttttttttctcaaacgaTAACACTTTCATTAGCCAAATCAAAAGTTACAAAACAGGAGCATGTGCTCCTACATCTTTACTAGCTAAACTACATAGCCAGTCAGGAAATGATTCCTGCCACACCTTCTCATCTACCACTCGTAAGGCATATTTAGCCAAATGGTGAGCTACAGAGTTCACTCCCCTTCTGACAAAGGAGAAGGAACATTCAATGAAGTCCATTCTGAGCTTTAAAATATCAAACAGAATGACCCCCACACTTAGATCTTCTGCACTCTTTACGTTAAGTTTGTCAATTATTGCTTTGCAATCCGACTGTAGCACAATCTTCCCCCAATCCTTCTGCTTTGCAATGATCAAGGCCTTCCTGATTGCCATAGCCTCTTCCACAGCCGGATCCCCAATTCTATTTTCACTCCCTGCCCAGGCCCCCACCAAGGCACCATCATCGTTCCTTGCCACTATCCCCCATCCAACTTTCCTCTCTTGCATGTGCAAACTAGCATCAGTATTCATACAAATAAAACCTTTGGGAGGAGGAGTCCATTTGCCACCTACCATAGCTGCACCATCCCCAGTTCCTCTGCTCATATTAGCTTCAGAACTAATATTCCTGTACTCCAACCATTCTTGCACTGCTTTATTTACAGTCTGACCCGGGCACCTTTTTTCTCTATTGAAAAGAACTCCATTCCTTGCCTTCCACACCTGCCACAGGATGTTTATAGGAAGAGCAATATGGTCTCTCCCCTCCACCCTTTTTTGAGCCTCCATAAGACCATTCCACCAATGCCAGAAATTGTGTCTGAATTCCTGCAAACCATCCCACCTAATAGGAGCAGCTTTCCATATAAATTCAGCATTCCTGCAAAAAAACAGCATGTGTTCCAATGTCTCTGTCTGTTCTCCACATTGAACACATTTGTCATCTCCTTTTCCAGTTCTCCTTTTCAGCACCTCATTTACTGGTAGTATTCCCCTTAAGCACTTCCATATGAAATGTTTCAATTTATGTTTTATATTCAAACCCCATAAAAATTTCCAAGCTCCAGAGTTTGCCTCATTTCTACTGCTATATCCCCCTCCTACCTGTGTGCCCCTCTTCCTGCTTGACATCTCCTTAGCCAGCACATAACCAGATTTGACAGTGTATTTCCCCGAGTTGGACCTAGGCCAAACAAATCTATCCTTACTACCACATGTACTCAGAGGGATGCTCCCTATTCTAGCACAGTCATCCTCATTGAAAAGCGTCTGTAACAAGTCCATATTCCACTTACCATTGCTAATGAGCTCCTGCACCTTTACTATCTGACACCCTTCTGGTTTCCTAGATTGCACCATTCCACTCTCACTATTAACTATCCATTTATCATTCCATATATTAACAGAGCTTCCATCACCAACTCTTTTACAAACACCCGTATTTAGCAAATCCCTGGCACTCAGAACACTCTTCCAAATCCAGGAATCCCCACCCCTTTCCTTCACTCTCCAAATTGATGAACCTTTAAAATATCTACCCTTAATCACCCTACTAACCAGCAATCCAGGATTAGTCAACATTCTCCAAAGCTGTTTAGCTAACATAGCTTTATTAAAGCATTGGAGATCCCTGAAACCCAaaccccctttcccttttaCATCAGACAACTTCCCCCATTCAATCCAATGAATCTTTTTCTGCTCCTCACTATCCCCCCACCAAAACTTAGCCATTTCTCTACATATGTCCTTACATAAAGACTTTGGCAACTTACAGCAGCTCATTGCATAGGTAGGAAGGGCCAAAATTACTGACTTCAACATCACTTCTTTACCTGCCTGACTTAAAAGTTTTTCCTTCCAGCCACCCATTCTAGTCACAACTTTATCCTTTATATAACTAAACACCTGTCTTTTTGGTCTTCCAATCACCATAGGAAGGCCCAAGTATCTGCTCTGTCTTGCAACCTTCATTCCCCCCAGCCCTCTCAGTACCTCCACTTTCCTACCCTCTCCTACATTCTTCCCAAAGAAAACAGAAGatttttcaacatttacaaTCTGACCTGAGGCTTCCCCATATAGCTTCAAAATCTGCATCACTTCATCAGCCTCCTCCTTATTAGCTTTACAAAAAATAAGAGTATCATCTGCAAAGAAAAGGTGAGATAAAGCTGGACAAGCCCGAGCCACTCTGAACCCAGTCAACCTTTGCTCCTGCATTGCCTTTTTCAACAGGTTAGAGAAACCTTCAGTAACAAGAAGGAAAAGGTAAGGAGATAAGGGATCTCCTTGCCTAATTCCTCTAGTTGGTTTCACAAAAACCTCTGCTCTCGCCATttatattaaaagaaaaagtcaCAGAAGACATGCACTTTAAAATCCACTTAATCCAAGTTTGACAGAATCCCATTTGTTCCATCATTTTCACCACAAACTGCCATTCCActctatcatatgcctttgacATATCTAGTTTTAGGGTCATAAAGGCATTAGATCcactcctcatattgttcaaacaATGAATTGACTCATGAGCAATTATGACATTATCAATGATCTGTCTCCCAAGTATAAAGGCAGATTGATTATCACTGATGCAATGCTTCAACAAAGGTTTTAACCTATTAACTAGAATCTTAGAGATAATCCTATAAACCACATTACATAGGCTGATTGGTCTGAACTGAGACACACAAACAGGATTATCAACTTTCGGAATGAGAGTTATCATGGTACTATTAATGGCACTTAACAGGTTACCTGAGTGAAAAAAGCTAGAGACAGCATTTATAAGATCAAATTTGATGGTATTCCAAAATTGTTGAAAGAAAATAGGCGTCATACCATCAGGTCCAGGAGCTTTGTTTCGATGAAGGGAGAAAACAACTTTCCTGACTTCCTCTTCAGAAATAGGTCTCACCAGTCTTTGATTCATCTGCCTCGTAATCACCTGAGGAATTCCTTCCAAAACCGTGTCAAAAAGCTGAGGATTAGAAGAAGTGAACAGGACCCTAAAATACCCCTCTATCTCCTCCTCAATATCCTTCCCAGATTTACACCAATCCCCACCACTCTTCTGTAAAACTGAGATAGTATTCCTCCTCCTCCTACCCTCCACCATGGCATGAAAATACTTTGTATTTTTATCCCCTTCTTTTAACCAACAACTCCTAGCCTTCTGCCCCCAGAACACCTCCTCTCTTCTATAGGCCTCAGCCAATTTCCCCATCAGttccctctttctctctctcccatCCGTCTTGCCACTCCTTTGTAGCTCCCTCAATTCCTGCTTTATACACTTGATTTGTCTTTTAGCATTACTGTTGAGTCGCCTGATCCAGTCCAGAAGAGCCATTCTACACTCCTTTATTTTCATCTGTAGTCTATAACCTCTTGAACCAATTTGTTGTTTGCTCCAAGCTCTACTAACTACCTCCCCTACCCCTGGATTTTTAAGCCAATTTCTATCAAAACAGAACCTTCTCTTCCACTTCCTACCTCCTGGCTCTGTATCAAGCAACAACATGCAATGATCAGAGGCCTCATTTTGGATATGAATACATTTTGCCTTTCTGTAATCCTTCCTTCACCCTCCACTGACCATAATTCTGTCCAGTCTTTCTTTAATCTCCCCTTCATCCTCCCAGTTGTTACACCATGTCCACGGAATGCCCTCAAAACCTATATCTATCAGCTCATTCACACTAATGAAACTCCTGAATTTCCTAAAACTACTCTCAGGCCTCCTGATTCCACCCCATTTTTCATCATTATTGATAATATCATTCATATCCCCTGCAATCACCCAGTTTCTTCCCCATAAAGCCTTTCTTTCAGTGATAATGTTCCATTGTTTCTCTCTAACTGTCTCTATACTACTGGCATAGACACAGATGAGCCACCACTTAGACTTATCACCTGAGCCTTCAATCTGCAATTCTATCGAGAAATCAGTAAAAAGCACCCTACTAACAGCTAGTTCTTTCTTCCACATAACAGCCAGTCCTCCTGACCTACCAACAGGGTCCACTACAAACAGTTTATCATACCTCAACTTCATCCTAACTGTATTCATGAAACATTTCCTATTCTTAGTTTCTGCCAAGCAGATCACCTCTGGGGATTGGAGATTTACAATCTCCTTTAGttggggaactgtcaaggggctcccagCACCTCGACAGTTCCACACCAGAGCCTGTCAATTGAATTACGTGAGTTGATTTTTAACATATTCGAACTCACCTcgtataaaataccattcttttgagccaaaattcaattcaattaaattcacaagTTTGTAACTGAAGCTCAACTCCCAAAAAAAGTGAGGCAATGGGTCTAATTTTGGTAAACCCAAACTCACGTGATATATCTTTCGTGTTAACAAAATCTATTTAGACGAAACTACCAGCAAACCCATAAACATTGTATAATATCTAAGTAAGGTTGCAACATGAAAAAAAATGTTTGAATTTCTAGatgaaaaatattataatttattATAACATCCATAAACTTATTGACtagagattaaaaaaataatttaccaTAAAAATAGTCATCTAAAATACAATCAGTTTAGTACTTTAGCAGTGGCTActaaaaaaaagagcaaattaTCCGGTTGGCCATTAAACTTTTGCGATCGTCGAGTTTTGGTCACTCAACTTTTAAAGGTCTGGTTTTGGCCACTAAACTGTATAAAGATGAGACGCGAGACCATTCTGTTGCATTTAGTCGTTAAGTTGTTTGATCTGTCCGTTAGCGTGGTTTCCAAGACAAAAGACAGGGTCTTTTTAGGAAGTTCATGGTAGCATTCAATGCTTCTCTCAAAAATTGTCGCTTTTCTTCCTCCCCCTCCTCAAATCTTCGTCAAACCCTTTTCATCCACCGCAGGTATCACTCCTCCAACGCCACCAGTGGATTTCCGAGCGTCAAATTCTTCGCTGCACCTGCAAATGCCAAGACCGCCATCCCGGAGAAGTCGTTCTACTTTGAAAGCCAGAGGGGTAATTTTATACCCTGCGTCAAAACCTTTGTGGGGTGACACATCATTTAAATCAAATTGTTATTGGAGCTTTGCAGCATAATCTACAATGGCAGATAGATCTGAAGATTGAGCGGTGCCCACTTGGATTATTACGGCATACACCTGTACCTTTTTACTGTGGGTTGGGAAAAAAATGTGTACAAGTTTCAAAGTTAAGTTTCTGCATCTGCTTTTTCCACTCTGTTTCTTCCATCTAGACTTTGGATGTGGCTGCCGGTGCAAGGATGGGCGTGGATAAAGCTTGAAATCAGTTTCCTATCTGGAAAATGCTTGTCGAAAATTAGGATAATTCAGGAAGAATAGACATGAAGGATTTGGCCAGAATTAGAattatttttgtcttttaacCTTTTTGATCAAATTCTGATTAGAATTTTTCCGAACCTTTCCGATCAATTCTGATTAAACTGCATCTTGGGTTGCAATAGCATCTTCCAGGGATAAAAATGATTTCTCGGTTTCTCCACCATGCTAATGGACCAATGACCTGTCTATATGGAAAGGTCGAATCGAGTggttggaaaaggaaaaaaaaaagtgaaagctAGAGAAGTAGTCCTTGTAGCAGATGCGAACGAGTTCATGGGCCTTGAGCTCCAAATGTTATACTGCATTATGTCAATCGCCGGGACAAGATCGCCGGAGTTCCGCGCTCCAAGCTAggcttcttccatttccttctcTCTTGTAGTTTCTCGAGTGAATTTGCCTTCCTTAGGTTTAtgcaaaaagaagaagaagtgctATTTTGAACTTCCTAAAAAGACCCCGTCTTTTGTCTTGGAAACCACGCTAACGGACAGATCAAAGTACTTAACGGCTAAATGTAACAGAATGGTCTCGCGTCTCATCTTTATACAGTTTAGTGGCCAAAACCAGACCTTTAAAAGTTGAGTGACCAAAACTCGACGATCGCAAAAGTTTAATGGCCAACCGGATAATTTGctcctaaaaaaaataaacaatgcATTGTATATACGTGTGTGTATTAGTCGGACTGAGTTTAGTATAGCCCAAACTCAGCTCATATTCAAATCGGGTAAAATATTTTAATCCAAACTCAAATCATCTCATATTTTATAAGATTCAGCCCAATAAATTTAAGCATGAGTACGTAGACTGAGTTTAAAACAAATTTAATCACACATCACTCcacttggttttttttttttcctttgggtTGAAAGAGAAAATCATGCTTGGCAACAGATGACCAATCTAAGACTAACACAAAAACACCTGCGCAAATTTCAACATATGCTACGTACTTAAAACTTGTGAAAACATGGCAACAACCGAACATATGACCCATCTAAAACAAACACAAAACACCAACAAAAAACTTCAAATTTTGATTGGACTTTAATAGTTTAATTCTTGCAATGTCTTCGCCGGTTTAACTCTTGCAATCTGGATGGTAGGGATAGGACTCAAAATTGGTTTACACTGTCATCTTCAACATCACACATACTAAGGTCATCCAATTTGATGAATTCACCTAACAGAAAACCATGGCTCcatttggcaagtgagtttttttgaatgtttgtttaaaactttactgtaacttactgtagaagtttttaaaaaaatttttaaagtgtgttttttttttaatattttgaagtgtatagtttaaaaactttaaaaagttttttgaggttactgtagttagaatttttaaaaaacttgtagcagacaaacttaTCTTCCAAACTATGGATTTTCAGAATTAACTAAAGCTCCTCTGGCAAAATGGACAAATTCTCCCTTGACCACTACCCCATTGGCTAGAGGTGTAACTGCACCAGCACCAGTCTCTCCACTTTTGAGGATGATGACATCGCCTTCCAACTTCTACAAAACGAATGGTGATTAACAGAGCAATATTGGATTAGATTCTTCACCCGAGATGGGCTTCTCGACAGATCCTCTTCGTTAACTTTGTAACTGAAATCAGGCGAGGGAGTGACATTCTTAGTGGAGCTTTTGATGTTTGCATCATCAGAATCTTGTGAGGAATGAACTCTCTTGATGGAGTTTTTGATACTTGCAATATAAAGCTTTCTTGACTTTATTCTTCTCATGGTATCTTTGTCGATGGAGTTCTTGGTACTGCTGAATTTGTTGATGGAAAAGACGTTACCCTACTTGGGGTTGAACTAGAGAAAGATGTCGCCCTCTAGCTGAGCTTTCAATGAGTCAAATTAAGTTGAATATTTGATGTTTAGACTTTATTCATATATTATATGAACCGTGTTCAAGTTCAATAATTTATTAAACAAATTATAAGTGTTATTAAAATTCAATTTGACAACTTATCAACATGCAACTCACAATAGCGACCCACATCAACCAATCAAAAAGACTTGCTTGGGAACTTGGCTTAATTGTTCACAATGCAATACAAACTAAGATTTAtattagaggtgtcaaaatgagtgacttgggcgggtttgggttgggatttgatgggtaatgggtataagtaagtcaacccatttatacccatttaattagatgggtataaatgggtaagttaaaaaatgaattgggtaacccaattacccatttattttaactttttgtaaactcatttaaattcatttttgcaaactaagttatcaatttataccactctttgtacccatcattagttttaaatatttacttatattgctcaataagcctaattaccaattttttttcatttatactctaagtcacaaaattacatattatttaataattgaataataagaatagaaaaatttgaactaagtactataaaagttaatataaaaacttaatccaaaaattttgaacccctaacatttttttcatatataaaatttaaattttcattttagaaagataagaaaagaggctaaaacttatcataaattggtaatacttaaaaatgagcaagttaacaaactaagagaaaataaaataataagataaaatcaacaaataataataataatgaaacaaaagtagttaacatcatgacaacataaaaaaattgccaaaaaaaagGGTGGGGGAAGAGAAGAGACTTGGGagaagagaattctaaatgggttaattggatttgatgggttacccaataaatgggtattattgggtaatccatttatacccgtatacaaaaatttaagatacccatacccatctattcatgggcaggtatgggtaaatttagttaagtgAGTTGGTTTGCCACCTATAATTTATATTAGCGATCTTCTAAGACTGCAACACCTCCTTATTAACTGTCTACACCTACCAAA
This window contains:
- the LOC140007069 gene encoding uncharacterized protein, whose protein sequence is MAVLAFAGAAKNLTLGNPLALVWNCRGAGSPLTVPQLKEIVNLQSPEVICLAETKNRKCFMNTVRMKLRYDKLFVVDPVGRSGGLAVMWKKELAVSRVLFTDFSIELQIEGSGDKSKWWLICVYASSIETVREKQWNIITERKALWGRNWVIAGDMNDIINNDEKWGGIRRPESSFRKFRSFISVNELIDIGFEGIPWTWCNNWEDEGEIKERLDRIMVSGG